The Nasonia vitripennis strain AsymCx chromosome PSR unlocalized genomic scaffold, Nvit_psr_1.1 chrPSR_random0014, whole genome shotgun sequence DNA window AAATTGAGACATTCAAAAGCTCAGTGGAATGTGATATTTGCTCATTTAATATTGATTTGTCTAAGCCatctttagaaaatatttttttgataattgATCCATCAGAAGATATAACAAATTCTATTAATCTTCACAGTAGGTTTTATAATTATGTTGTAAATGAAAGAAAGTATGATGGATCGATCAAAGATATTTATGACGGGAAATTGTATCGAGAATTTGTTAGCAATTTACAACAAAATGATAGAAGCTCGTATGTAACTGCAATTTTGAATACAGATGGAGCACCAACATTTGAATGTTCAAAATATTCCATTTGGCCAATATATATACAGATAAATGAAATACCTATAGCAGCCAGACTTAAAAGTTCGATAGTATGCGGAATGTGGTTTGGTAAAAAGAAACCACCAATGAACAGTTTTTTGCAACCTTTAGTTAATAAACTAAACGAACTGTCCATTAACGGAATTGaatgtaatataaataatgtacCACGTCACATAACATTACATGTCTTAATTATATGCGTTGATTCTGTAGCTAGAGCTCCTATGCAATGTCACAAGCAATTTAATGGCAAGTATGGTTGCTCTTGGTGCTTACATCCAGGTGAATGGTTTGAAGGAAGCATGCGTTATCCAATTTTAGTTTATTATCCAAAAGAAAGAAGACAAGAACAAACTGTACGGTTTATGGAGATTGTAACTGAGAATGAAGATGTTCAAGATTGTTATGGTGTTAAAGGCGTATCACCTTTAATAAATCTGAACAGTTTTGATATCGTCAGCGGTTTTGTGCCTGACTATATGCATTGCTACTTAGCTGGTGTGGGAAAACAAATTACAGAATGCATTCTCCAAAAACTATCAATTGAAGTTATTGttgttgataaaattttaaaaagcatACTAGTTCCTCAACAATTAGCGCGTTTTAGTAGGCCACTTAGCGATAGGAATGATTGGAAAGCTAAAGAGTGGGAAAACTTTATTTTACATTACAGTATtcctttatttaaatatttattagaaGACGAAATAGTTGAGTATTGGACATTATTAGTCAATAGTTTATACATCTTATTAAAAGATTGTATTACAATGGAGGAACTTGACAATGCTGATCGAATGCTTCATGAATTTAACCTCAAAACGGAAAAACTTTTTACTAAAAAAGCAATGACGTTTAATGTACATCAACTACTGCATATCTCAGCAAGTGTGTACAATTGGGGACCTCTTTGGTCTC harbors:
- the LOC116418010 gene encoding uncharacterized protein LOC116418010, with translation MDMVRCIHDESTQWEVRVDGDSSDTDNGECKADYSNKKLLKTSNFNDLLSNPKFLETITTSVDKSPGEIFLILLKLTLLHKLPLSCTSDLFRLVNCIFKESVLPETSYMLDKILNTKTNIEFFGICPNCEICVGKIETFKSSVECDICSFNIDLSKPSLENIFLIIDPSEDITNSINLHSRFYNYVVNERKYDGSIKDIYDGKLYREFVSNLQQNDRSSYVTAILNTDGAPTFECSKYSIWPIYIQINEIPIAARLKSSIVCGMWFGKKKPPMNSFLQPLVNKLNELSINGIECNINNVPRHITLHVLIICVDSVARAPMQCHKQFNGKYGCSWCLHPGEWFEGSMRYPILVYYPKERRQEQTVRFMEIVTENEDVQDCYGVKGVSPLINLNSFDIVSGFVPDYMHCYLAGVGKQITECILQKLSIEVIVVDKILKSILVPQQLARFSRPLSDRNDWKAKEWENFILHYSIPLFKYLLEDEIVEYWTLLVNSLYILLKDCITMEELDNADRMLHEFNLKTEKLFTKKAMTFNVHQLLHISASVYNWGPLWSHSTFPFESANHHLLQTIHCANGVNLQIVRYLNYQKCLNILENRIYPHASPKVIQFCKDISQKRIHKSYKIQNVTYLGNTSFIDYQLFKTCIYLKDLQYLQELL